One region of candidate division KSB1 bacterium genomic DNA includes:
- the fabG gene encoding 3-oxoacyl-[acyl-carrier-protein] reductase, whose protein sequence is MTRLQNRVAIVTGSARGIGKVIVDRLAAEGAITIISDVSVEAGEDAVNQLVSNGVNAIFIPCDVSNVEDSNNLVAKTMEKFGRIDILVNNAGIRRDALLVRMKDDDWDLVLNINLKGAFNCSRAVAKTMMKQKEGRIINISSVVGLMGNAGQVNYSASKAGLFGLTKSVAKELGLRNITVNAIAPGYIDTEMTRELSDKVKEEYLQHIPLRDFGQPEDVANLVLFLASDEARYITGEIIRVDGGLSM, encoded by the coding sequence ATGACACGGTTGCAAAATAGAGTTGCCATAGTTACAGGATCTGCTCGTGGAATTGGTAAAGTCATTGTTGATCGACTTGCTGCGGAAGGGGCCATTACAATCATATCTGACGTTAGTGTTGAAGCTGGTGAAGACGCTGTAAATCAGCTGGTTTCGAATGGAGTGAATGCCATTTTCATCCCATGTGACGTTTCAAATGTTGAAGATTCAAACAATCTTGTAGCAAAAACGATGGAGAAATTCGGAAGAATTGATATTTTGGTAAATAACGCCGGTATCAGGCGCGATGCTTTACTTGTAAGAATGAAAGATGATGATTGGGATTTGGTACTCAATATCAACTTGAAAGGTGCTTTCAACTGTTCCCGAGCTGTAGCAAAAACCATGATGAAGCAGAAAGAAGGAAGGATCATAAACATTTCTTCTGTAGTCGGTCTAATGGGCAATGCAGGCCAGGTAAATTACTCCGCGTCAAAGGCCGGACTTTTTGGATTAACCAAATCTGTGGCAAAAGAATTGGGCCTTAGAAATATTACGGTGAATGCAATTGCACCGGGTTATATTGATACTGAAATGACCAGGGAGCTTTCGGACAAAGTGAAAGAAGAATATTTACAGCACATCCCGCTTCGTGATTTTGGACAGCCCGAAGATGTTGCAAATTTAGTATTATTTCTTGCTTCTGATGAAGCTCGGTATATTACAGGGGAAATTATTCGTGTAGATGGCGGATTAAGTATGTAA
- the plsX gene encoding phosphate acyltransferase PlsX, giving the protein MKIAVDAMGGDFAPEATVDGAIQAARVSRGKYEIILVGDEHKIRKELSRFSIKNLSISIYHASEVIEMEESPTKALKQKKDASMVVASNLLKKGMADAVVSAGNTGAFMATSLLTLGRLPGVLRPGLGSFIPNEEGVCVVIDVGANSDCKPINMLQFATMGSIYMKYIFDIQNPKVGLLSIGEEESKGNELVRAAHKLLKSSSLNFIGNMEGRDILKGTAEVVVCDGFVGNIVLKFAESIIGMFTRTLKKSVGRNIPANLGAILMKPAFRKLSQLMDYQEYGGVPLLGLNGICIVCHGRSTPKAIRNAIREARKMFTLNLNKKLQDALGENTLQEVGIEFT; this is encoded by the coding sequence ATGAAGATAGCGGTTGACGCGATGGGTGGGGATTTCGCTCCTGAGGCGACGGTAGATGGTGCAATTCAGGCTGCAAGAGTATCCCGGGGCAAATATGAAATTATTTTGGTTGGAGATGAACATAAAATCCGAAAGGAGTTGTCCAGGTTTTCTATTAAAAATTTATCTATAAGCATTTATCATGCGTCTGAAGTCATTGAGATGGAAGAATCGCCAACCAAAGCATTGAAGCAAAAGAAAGATGCCTCAATGGTGGTTGCATCGAATCTGCTTAAAAAGGGAATGGCAGATGCTGTAGTAAGCGCAGGTAACACCGGAGCTTTCATGGCAACTTCCCTTTTGACCCTTGGACGGTTGCCAGGTGTACTAAGGCCTGGACTGGGATCATTTATACCAAATGAGGAAGGCGTTTGTGTGGTGATAGATGTTGGAGCAAATTCAGATTGTAAACCAATAAATATGCTACAGTTTGCGACGATGGGTTCCATTTATATGAAATATATATTCGATATTCAAAATCCGAAAGTTGGCTTATTAAGTATCGGTGAGGAGGAGTCTAAAGGAAATGAATTGGTTCGGGCTGCACACAAACTATTGAAAAGCAGCAGCTTGAATTTTATTGGCAATATGGAAGGCAGAGATATTCTTAAAGGAACTGCAGAAGTTGTGGTTTGTGATGGATTTGTTGGGAATATTGTTTTGAAGTTTGCGGAAAGCATAATTGGTATGTTTACAAGAACTCTAAAGAAAAGCGTTGGACGTAATATACCTGCAAATTTAGGCGCCATCTTAATGAAACCCGCTTTTAGAAAGTTGAGCCAATTGATGGATTACCAAGAATATGGTGGAGTGCCTCTTTTAGGTCTAAACGGCATTTGTATCGTTTGTCATGGTCGATCAACCCCAAAGGCAATTCGTAATGCGATCCGTGAAGCGAGAAAGATGTTTACTTTAAACCTGAATAAAAAGTTACAAGATGCTCTGGGAGAAAACACACTACAAGAGGTTGGAATTGAGTTTACCTAA
- a CDS encoding acyl carrier protein translates to MSVQDQVKEIIVDKLGVDPSQVTSEASFIDDLGADSLDTVELVMEFEEQFGIEIPDEDAEKITTVGSAVEYLEGKTSK, encoded by the coding sequence ATGTCAGTTCAAGATCAAGTGAAAGAGATCATAGTAGATAAATTAGGAGTAGATCCTAGTCAAGTAACCTCTGAAGCCAGTTTTATAGATGATTTGGGTGCGGATTCTTTGGATACTGTTGAGTTAGTGATGGAATTTGAAGAGCAATTTGGAATCGAAATTCCGGATGAAGATGCTGAAAAAATTACGACGGTTGGTAGTGCTGTAGAATATTTGGAAGGTAAAACTTCAAAATAA
- a CDS encoding ketoacyl-ACP synthase III, producing MLWEKTHYKRLELSLPKIFAEIAGTGASVPERVLTNKELSEMVDTSDEWIQSRTGIQERRIADNGQLPSDLAMEASKIALKNSGISPEDLDLIIVGTVTPDMIFPSTGCFLQQKLGAKNAAAFDISAACTGFIYGLSIADGMISSGKYENILVVGVEILSRIINWEDRDTCILFGDGAGAVVVRKAAGDRRIINTYIKSDGNLSHLLNVEGGGSLYPSQKFNEHPEKFYIRMEGREVFRHAVSCMGDAATRLIEENGFSVDEIKLVIPHQANIRIIDAIAKRLSVPKERVYINVNRFGNTSSASIPIALHEAYENGQIKENDIVLLVAFGGGFTWGSALIEF from the coding sequence ATGCTCTGGGAGAAAACACACTACAAGAGGTTGGAATTGAGTTTACCTAAGATATTTGCGGAAATAGCAGGTACAGGCGCATCTGTGCCTGAAAGAGTCCTAACAAATAAAGAACTTTCTGAAATGGTTGATACTTCTGATGAATGGATTCAATCTAGAACGGGAATCCAGGAAAGACGAATTGCCGACAACGGACAATTACCTTCAGATTTGGCCATGGAAGCTTCAAAGATTGCACTCAAGAATTCTGGCATTTCGCCGGAAGATTTAGATTTGATAATCGTGGGAACAGTAACACCGGATATGATCTTCCCATCCACTGGCTGTTTTTTGCAACAAAAGCTTGGTGCAAAAAACGCAGCTGCATTCGATATTAGCGCAGCATGTACGGGATTTATTTATGGTCTTTCCATTGCAGATGGAATGATATCCTCAGGGAAATATGAAAATATACTCGTAGTTGGTGTTGAGATATTATCAAGAATAATAAATTGGGAAGATCGTGATACATGTATCCTTTTTGGTGATGGAGCAGGCGCTGTGGTTGTCCGGAAAGCTGCTGGAGATCGCAGAATAATAAATACGTATATTAAAAGCGATGGTAATTTAAGTCATCTATTGAATGTGGAAGGTGGCGGCTCACTTTATCCTTCTCAAAAATTTAATGAACATCCCGAAAAGTTTTATATTAGAATGGAAGGCCGGGAAGTATTTCGCCATGCTGTGAGTTGCATGGGAGATGCAGCCACAAGACTAATTGAGGAAAATGGTTTTTCCGTTGATGAGATAAAATTGGTTATTCCGCATCAAGCCAATATTAGAATCATTGATGCGATTGCTAAACGCCTATCAGTTCCAAAAGAAAGGGTTTATATTAATGTGAATCGGTTTGGGAATACATCTTCTGCTTCGATTCCGATTGCATTGCATGAGGCCTATGAGAACGGGCAGATAAAAGAAAATGATATTGTTTTATTGGTAGCCTTTGGTGGTGGTTTTACCTGGGGTTCTGCTTTAATTGAATTTTAA
- the fabD gene encoding ACP S-malonyltransferase: MDSGFLFPGQGSQYVGMGNDFYNEFSCAKEIYQEASDILEFDLAKISFEGPEDELRQTRITQPAIFTNSYLVFKLIIDFGIEPGVVAGHSLGEYSALVACGAISFTDGLRVVKLRGELMQNADEMEPGTMAAIIGLSAEQVDKICKEASQMGVVVPANYNSPEQIVISGSMAGVKKAMELAQDSGAKRALELMVSAAFHSPLMSPTTQEMTNALQELQINKPDCPIVPNVTAKPTNSPEEIRLLLIKQLTHPVRWVESVQNMILLSGSEFYEVGPGKVLTGLLRRIDRSCSCTPVGKAEDLERLKEKQAV, translated from the coding sequence ATGGATTCAGGTTTTTTATTTCCAGGGCAAGGTTCTCAATATGTTGGTATGGGAAATGATTTTTATAATGAATTTTCCTGCGCGAAAGAAATATATCAGGAAGCATCTGATATCCTGGAATTTGATCTGGCGAAAATCTCGTTTGAAGGTCCGGAGGATGAGCTTAGGCAAACTCGCATAACACAGCCAGCGATTTTTACCAATAGTTACTTGGTTTTTAAGCTCATTATAGATTTTGGTATAGAGCCTGGTGTCGTTGCTGGCCATAGTCTTGGTGAATATTCCGCCTTAGTAGCATGTGGAGCGATATCATTTACTGATGGCCTAAGAGTAGTGAAGCTTCGTGGCGAATTAATGCAAAATGCAGACGAAATGGAGCCTGGTACTATGGCTGCAATTATTGGATTGTCCGCCGAACAAGTTGACAAAATTTGTAAAGAAGCATCTCAGATGGGGGTTGTTGTTCCGGCAAATTATAATTCTCCGGAACAAATTGTGATTTCCGGATCTATGGCCGGTGTTAAGAAGGCAATGGAATTGGCGCAGGATTCCGGGGCAAAACGTGCGTTGGAATTAATGGTCAGTGCTGCATTTCATTCACCCTTGATGTCTCCTACTACGCAAGAAATGACAAATGCATTACAAGAACTTCAGATCAATAAACCGGATTGTCCAATCGTTCCTAATGTAACAGCAAAACCCACAAACTCGCCTGAAGAAATCAGATTGCTATTAATTAAGCAATTAACACACCCGGTGCGATGGGTGGAATCCGTTCAAAATATGATTTTGCTGAGTGGTTCGGAATTTTACGAAGTTGGACCAGGTAAAGTCCTAACCGGTTTACTGCGTAGAATAGATCGATCTTGTTCTTGTACTCCGGTTGGAAAAGCTGAAGATTTGGAAAGACTAAAAGAAAAGCAAGCAGTCTAA
- the fabF gene encoding beta-ketoacyl-ACP synthase II: MDRRVVVTGMGSVTPVGLNNDELWQSLIKGVSGIFPISKFDTENHTTKFAGEIKNFDILDFIDDRKLARRLDDFTKYAVASASMAIQDSGLDLEKEDRNRIGVISGSGIGGLSTFEREFRKLIESGPRRVSPFFIPMMISDIAPGQISIMYGLKGPNYSTTSACATSAHAIASALRTIQFGEADVMITGGSEASVTSMGIAGFNNMKALSERNDDPQGASRPFDAERDGFVLAEGGGILVLEELGRAKARGAKIYAELCGIGNTADAYHITAPDETGDGATRAMQLALKDAGLGIHDVDYINAHGTSTLYNDKIETMAIKKVFGDHAYNLAISSTKSMMGHMLGAAGSVEAIICIMAIQNSIVPPTINYTTPDPECNLNYTANKAVEREINLALTNSFGFGGHNVCMAIKSYKD; this comes from the coding sequence ATGGATCGAAGAGTAGTGGTCACTGGTATGGGATCTGTAACACCTGTTGGTTTAAATAACGACGAGTTGTGGCAATCATTAATCAAAGGTGTTAGTGGTATTTTCCCTATCTCCAAATTTGATACCGAAAACCATACGACAAAATTTGCGGGGGAAATAAAGAACTTTGATATATTGGATTTTATCGATGACCGAAAGTTAGCCAGGAGACTGGATGATTTCACTAAATATGCGGTGGCATCAGCCTCAATGGCAATTCAGGATTCCGGGTTAGACTTAGAGAAAGAAGATCGCAATAGAATCGGTGTTATTTCTGGGTCAGGAATCGGTGGATTGTCGACCTTTGAACGAGAATTTAGAAAATTGATTGAAAGTGGTCCACGGCGAGTGAGTCCATTTTTTATTCCGATGATGATATCAGATATTGCTCCCGGGCAAATCTCGATCATGTATGGTTTAAAAGGTCCAAATTACTCTACGACTTCTGCTTGTGCCACAAGCGCCCATGCAATTGCTAGTGCTCTTCGGACAATTCAATTTGGCGAAGCTGATGTGATGATTACAGGGGGAAGTGAAGCATCGGTCACTTCTATGGGGATAGCAGGTTTTAATAATATGAAAGCTTTGTCTGAACGAAATGACGATCCCCAGGGAGCAAGCCGGCCCTTTGACGCAGAAAGAGATGGCTTTGTATTAGCGGAGGGAGGCGGCATTTTAGTTTTAGAAGAACTTGGTCGGGCGAAAGCGCGGGGGGCGAAAATCTATGCTGAATTATGCGGTATTGGTAACACTGCTGACGCATATCATATTACTGCTCCTGATGAAACAGGCGATGGCGCTACTCGAGCAATGCAATTGGCATTAAAAGATGCCGGTCTTGGAATCCATGATGTCGATTATATCAATGCTCATGGTACCTCTACTCTTTACAATGACAAAATAGAAACGATGGCCATTAAAAAAGTTTTCGGAGATCATGCCTATAATTTAGCCATTAGCTCCACTAAATCTATGATGGGACATATGTTAGGGGCTGCTGGTTCTGTTGAAGCAATTATATGTATTATGGCTATTCAGAATAGCATAGTTCCCCCAACAATTAACTATACCACTCCGGATCCTGAATGTAATCTAAATTATACCGCAAATAAAGCGGTTGAGCGAGAAATAAATTTGGCTTTAACGAACTCCTTTGGCTTTGGCGGCCATAATGTTTGTATGGCAATAAAATCATATAAGGATTAA